One stretch of Harmonia axyridis chromosome 1, icHarAxyr1.1, whole genome shotgun sequence DNA includes these proteins:
- the LOC123688634 gene encoding uncharacterized protein LOC123688634, translating to MFLYLSLSNKGKKNNKGRRRGNGSRDFMIRCLKRSFTNDMAELCSWTGQKDNYKVADSPVMKILHSAVKKTTGVFEKDFEIYVKDWLRHAKQRKERMLKKKPIN from the exons ATGTTTTTGTATTTGTCGCTCTCCAACAAAGGAAAGAAGAACAACAAAGGAAGAAGAA GAGGAAATGGCAGTAGGGATTTTATGATACGATGTCTGAAGAGGTCGTTCACAAATGACATGGCCGAGTTGTGTTCATGGACTGGTCAAAAAGACAATTACAAAGTAGCTGACAGTCcagtaatgaaaatattacacA gtgCAGTAAAGAAGACAACTGGAGTGTTCGAAAAGGACTTCGAGATATATGTCAAGGATTGGCTCCGACATGCCAAACAACGAAAGGAGaggatgttgaaaaaaaaaccaataaattaa